TGCGCCGAGGGCTACCGGCAGGGCATATCCCATGGTGCCGTGGCCCGCGGAGGTCAGCAGGCACTTGCGGGGGTAGTCGAAGGAAAAATACCGTGCTGCCCACTGCTGATGGGAACCGACCCCGGTCACGACTGTCGTAACCTTCTCTTTGGTGGCCCGATCGATATAGCTTAAGAGCTCGTCCGGGGCCACTCCCTGTTGCTTGCCGTGGTCGCACAGTGGCATGGTTGCCCGGTAGTTTCGGATGTGCTGCAACCATTCTTCGCGGTCGCAGGGGGGCGGCACGAGGGGCAAAAAGGCCTCCAAAAACGCTTCTGCTGAACAGTGCACGCCGGTCACATTGTCGAGCCGTGCATTTTGCAATTCCGCGACGTCGAGATCGACCTGGAAAATCTTCTTGTCGGCAAAGGCCGCCAGTTGATTGCCGGTTTGTCTTATATCCAGCCGGCTGCCGATGACCAGCAGACAGTCGGCTTCGAACAGGGCCCGGTTGGCCCAGGGCATGCCGGTATGGCCGATCCATCCGGCATTCAGCGGATGGTCGGTGGGCAAAACCCCGATGCCGCGCATACTCGAAACGACCGGCAGATTCCATGATTCGGCCAACCGGCGCAGTTGCGGGGCAGCGCCGGGAGCACCGCCGCCGACCAGCAGCAACGGGCGCCGGGCGGTGGAAAGGGCCGATGTTACCGCCGCCGGGAAAGCTTCCGGACAGGGACTAATCGGTTCCGGGGCGGCAAAAAAGTCCGCCAGCCGGGCGGCAAAGGCATGGCGGTCGGCTTCTTCCAGGGCACTCATTTGCAGGTTCATGGGCAGATCGATCACCACCGGTCCCGGTCGGCCATCGAGGGCCAGACGGGTCCCCTCCAGCAGGGCATCGCCGAGTTCCTCAGGGGTTCCGGGTTGCCAGACACCCTTGGTGATCGGTTCGACCATGCGGGGGGTGGGGACTTCCTGAAAACCGCGCTGTCGCAGGTCCGGTGCCCGCCCCAGGTCGGCGGTGCCGACCTGACCGGTAAAGACCACCAGGGGAATGCTGTCGTAAAAGGCATCCGCAACACAGGTGATCAGGTTGGTGGCGCCGGGCCCGCTGGTCACGGCAACGAAACCGGGGCCGTCAGCGGTGATCGCGTCGGCGATGGCCATGTAACCGGCTCCCTGCTCGGCCTTGGTGCAGATCAATTCGACCCCGGCGGCCTTGCATTCATGGAAAATAGGGGCGATGGTGCCGCCGGGATAGACGTACAGGCTTTTGTCAAAGTGCTTTATGAGTGTGGCGATCAGAGCGGAAGCGTACAAGGTTTTATCCTTTGCTGCGTCGAAAAGGGATTTCGGTTGTTAAATGCCTTATGGCATCGGCGGAATGATAGCATCGACCGGTGCCTGTCGGGAGATGTTTTTTGCCGTAAAGGGCCGCGATCCCTCCGGAAGCGGATACGGGGGTGCTGTTCCCGGCGTGGGGGGGGCGATGGCGGACCATGCTTTATTCAAGGCCTCCGGCGTCCAGTCGCATTTCAGGCAAGCTTTTTCGAGGAATTGATAGAGAGGGTTGTCGCAGACTCCCTCCCAGAAGCCCCGGGCGAGGTGCATGTATTCGCGACACAGACTGTTTTCGTTGCGACCCAACACGTCCATGCAATAAGCCTTGAGGCAGGCCATGGCCGTGTTTTTCTTGATTTCCGGTTTAAGTTCCTCGAGCCGTTCTGTCCCGGGGGGGAGGAACAGGTTCAAGGCCATCATTTTGGTCAGATACAGCACCTGGATCAAGGTTTTATCCTTGATGCTGATCGATGAGGCTGAAGCTTCGTGCCTCCTGTATTGAACCAGTATTTCTTTTCTGTATCCGACATCCCAACCGAAATTGAGTAAGAGGACCGGGAGACAATCGGAAAACTCATATCCTCCGACCTCGCGCATGCATTCCGTCCTGATCAACATTTGGACGGGTGCGGTGTGCCAACCCAGGAGATTGACCCTGGCTTCTTCCATGCCGGGTATGATTCCACTGTCTTTATAAAAAACATGGCTGGGATAGACGTTGCCTTGGTCGTCGATATACTCCTTTTCGGCGAAGACATAACCTAAGTCCGGATTTGAATCGAAAACTTCAAGGTTTAGTTTTAAAAAATCCGGTTTTAGTATGTCGTCTGCATGTAAAAATACTATATATTTGCCACGGGCAATATCGAGGCATTTATTCCAGTTTTTTATCGGCAGAGGTATATGTCTATCCAGGTTTACGGCAACAATCCTGCTATCCATTTTTTTATAGTGTTTGATAATGTCCCAGGAATTATCGGTTGAAACGTTGTTTACAATAAGTAATTCAAAATCGGTAAAGGTTTGTGATAGTGCACTTTCAATAGCCCCACCAATATATTTCCCCATGTTGTAGTTAGGTATGGCAATGGTAACCAATGGGGTGTTTTTTTTGTGTAACATGGATGCTCCTTGCGCAATTGTTGCATTTTAT
This DNA window, taken from Syntrophotalea carbinolica DSM 2380, encodes the following:
- a CDS encoding thiamine pyrophosphate-binding protein, which codes for MYASALIATLIKHFDKSLYVYPGGTIAPIFHECKAAGVELICTKAEQGAGYMAIADAITADGPGFVAVTSGPGATNLITCVADAFYDSIPLVVFTGQVGTADLGRAPDLRQRGFQEVPTPRMVEPITKGVWQPGTPEELGDALLEGTRLALDGRPGPVVIDLPMNLQMSALEEADRHAFAARLADFFAAPEPISPCPEAFPAAVTSALSTARRPLLLVGGGAPGAAPQLRRLAESWNLPVVSSMRGIGVLPTDHPLNAGWIGHTGMPWANRALFEADCLLVIGSRLDIRQTGNQLAAFADKKIFQVDLDVAELQNARLDNVTGVHCSAEAFLEAFLPLVPPPCDREEWLQHIRNYRATMPLCDHGKQQGVAPDELLSYIDRATKEKVTTVVTGVGSHQQWAARYFSFDYPRKCLLTSAGHGTMGYALPVALGAAKADPDRLVLCVDGDGSFQLNIQELALSAELNLPIKIVLLDNSRLGIVSQFQRITFADDPVTGDFCNPDFRAIAEAYGVRAFDLETFDPAVVDAFLQTDGPTLLHARVQHDAPVSPMLLGGQTLDGMWYQ
- a CDS encoding glycosyltransferase family 2 protein, coding for MLHKKNTPLVTIAIPNYNMGKYIGGAIESALSQTFTDFELLIVNNVSTDNSWDIIKHYKKMDSRIVAVNLDRHIPLPIKNWNKCLDIARGKYIVFLHADDILKPDFLKLNLEVFDSNPDLGYVFAEKEYIDDQGNVYPSHVFYKDSGIIPGMEEARVNLLGWHTAPVQMLIRTECMREVGGYEFSDCLPVLLLNFGWDVGYRKEILVQYRRHEASASSISIKDKTLIQVLYLTKMMALNLFLPPGTERLEELKPEIKKNTAMACLKAYCMDVLGRNENSLCREYMHLARGFWEGVCDNPLYQFLEKACLKCDWTPEALNKAWSAIAPPTPGTAPPYPLPEGSRPFTAKNISRQAPVDAIIPPMP